One window from the genome of Diabrotica virgifera virgifera chromosome 6, PGI_DIABVI_V3a encodes:
- the LOC114335811 gene encoding casein kinase II subunit alpha'-like — translation MENFEGCGDQKNNEAVAISNALSRKCNSANECDKYEDANNYSLIRKLGHGKYSIVFEGHNETNDEKVVIKVLKPVRKSKIEREIKILERLKGGTNIIKLLSVVNIPTTALVFEKLNRNKDFKSVYLKFTDEDTRYYLYEVLKALDYCHSKGIMHRDVKPHNIIIDEASHKIRLIDWGLAEFYIPKQEYNVRVASRYFKGPELLVDYGYYDYSLDMWSLGCMFAAMLFRKEPFFYGMDNLDQLARIVKVLGTHELVEYLNKYKIIFDPAKLKVIGSHTRKSWQKFVNTEPEHNMLDEQSINLLESLLKIDHAERITAREALNHKYFTTIRKITLNKATF, via the coding sequence ATGGAGAATTTTGAAGGTTGCGGGGATCAGAAAAATAATGAAGCTGTGGCAATATCCAACGCACTGTCCAGGAAATGTAATTCTGCTAATGAATGTGACAAATATGAAGATGCCAATAATTATAGTTTGATCCGAAAACTGGGCCATGGAAAATATAGCATTGTTTTCGAAGGCCACAACGAAACCAACGATGAAAAAGTAGTAATCAAGGTTCTAAAACCCGTCAGAAAAAGcaaaattgaacgagaaattaaaattttagaacgTTTAAAAGGTGGTACCAATATTATAAAATTGCTATCAGTAGTAAATATCCCCACTACAGCTTTAGTATTTGAAAAGTTGAATCGTAATAAAGATTTTAAATCTGTGTATTTAAAATTTACTGATGAAGATACAAGGTATTACCTGTATGAAGTTTTAAAAGCTTTAGACTATTGTCACAGTAAAGGAATAATGCACAGAGATGTAAAGCCTCACAACATAATTATAGATGAAGCCAGTCATAAAATTAGGTTGATTGATTGGGGATTGGCAGAATTTTATATTCCGAAACAGGAATATAATGTTAGAGTGGCTTCTAGATATTTTAAAGGACCAGAATTACTAGTTGATTACGGATATTACGATTATTCTTTGGATATGTGGTCTCTTGGTTGTATGTTTGCAGCAATGTTATTTCGCAAAGAACCTTTTTTCTATGGAATGGATAACCTAGACCAACTAGCTAGGATTGTAAAAGTTTTGGGAACACACGAACTTGTTGAATATcttaacaaatacaaaattatcTTTGACCCAGCAAAACTAAAGGTAATTGGTAGTCATACCAGAAAATCTTGGCAGAAATTTGTTAACACCGAACCTGAACATAATATGTTAGATGAACAATCAATAAATTTATTGGAAAGTTTGTTAAAAATTGATCACGCCGAAAGAATAACCGCAAGAGAAGCCTTAAATCATAAGTATTTTACAACCATAAGAAAAATTACTTTAAACAAAGCTaccttttaa